Below is a genomic region from Natranaerobius trueperi.
AGTCCTTATTAAAAATGCTTTATCTTGCGACTATGGATATCACTAAAAAATGGACTATGAGAACAAAAAATTGGGCTCAGATACTGGGACAACTAAGCATTTATTTCGAAGGACGGATATAAGAAAATTTTTCTCGGGTAGTTGTATACTAGGAGTTCTTTACTCACTAGTTACCATATAACAACAAAAATGATAAATCGAGGGAGATGCTCCCCTTATCTAAGGAAACTCCCTCGATTTCTTCAGCATTTTATCCTGTAATTAAGTTATTCTTATAGGTCATTATCGGAATGTTTACACCAATTACTTGACAGACTCCCTAATCCTTTTCCTTCAGACATTTAACTCCCTCCCTTTTTACTCATTTAGAAAATTAATCTTCAAAACATACCTTTCCATCCTTGAGTTCATCACAGGTATAGCCGTCATCCTTGTACTTAGTTAACCTCCTGTTATCTTCTTGATACTTATCTAGCTTTTTAGTTTCAGTAACTAAAATTTCTTTAATAAACGGATACTCACCTGTAATGTCATCATTTAATTTATAATAAACATATTTAGCTGCCTTATAGTACTCTACCAATCCTACACTGGTAAGCTTATTTAAATGTCTTGATGCATTAGATTGACTAATATCTAATAAGATCTCTAATTCACAAACACATAGAACACCAAATTGTAATAAATTAAGAATTCTCAAGCGTGTTTCATCAGACAATGTTTTAAGTACACGAACTAAATTGGATTCCAATCTATATCACCTCTTTATAATCATATGTTCATATTCATTTATAATCATATGGTAGCTATAGTTTATCTCTTTATCAAGCACTTACTACTTTTCTAATATTTGAGTTAATGTATCCTCTAATAAGTTTTTAAATTTAATATTATCTTCTTTTTTTCTTTTTGGTACTTTAGTAAGTTTACCATCTCTTTTACGTATCTGTTGATTTATGTGTCTATTCATAAGTAAACCATCAATGTTATTATTAGTAAATACCCAACCATTAGGATGAATAGCTTTAGCATATTTTGTTAGAACTAAAGATGCTAATCCATAGTCTTGAGTAATAATCAAATCATTTTTTTGAGTATTATTTAAAATGACAAAATCTACAGCATCTTTCCCTTCATCAACAGTTATCACTCTTACATAATCATTTTTTATGTCATGAGAAAGATTTTTTACTACAACTACTTCAATAGAAAAATTTTCTGCAACTTCAAATATGATATCCTTTACAGGACAGCTATCAGCATCAACTAAA
It encodes:
- a CDS encoding ArsR/SmtB family transcription factor, whose translation is MESNLVRVLKTLSDETRLRILNLLQFGVLCVCELEILLDISQSNASRHLNKLTSVGLVEYYKAAKYVYYKLNDDITGEYPFIKEILVTETKKLDKYQEDNRRLTKYKDDGYTCDELKDGKVCFED
- a CDS encoding YaiI/YqxD family protein, translated to MLCFKRGGRLIKILVDADSCPVKDIIFEVAENFSIEVVVVKNLSHDIKNDYVRVITVDEGKDAVDFVILNNTQKNDLIITQDYGLASLVLTKYAKAIHPNGWVFTNNNIDGLLMNRHINQQIRKRDGKLTKVPKRKKEDNIKFKNLLEDTLTQILEK